In one Niveibacterium umoris genomic region, the following are encoded:
- a CDS encoding DUF883 family protein, translating to MSEMTQATRDKLIADFRLVLSDAEQLVKLTADDASGKLNEVRGRLGDRLATVREELAALEEVAIAKAKEAARATDAYVHENPWQSIGIAAGAGFLIGLLIGRR from the coding sequence ATGAGCGAGATGACGCAAGCCACACGGGACAAGTTGATCGCCGACTTCAGACTGGTGCTGAGCGACGCCGAACAGTTGGTGAAACTGACTGCGGACGACGCCTCCGGCAAGTTGAACGAAGTGCGCGGGCGTCTCGGCGATCGCCTCGCGACCGTGCGCGAGGAACTCGCCGCGCTGGAAGAAGTGGCGATCGCGAAAGCCAAGGAAGCGGCCCGCGCGACCGACGCGTATGTGCATGAGAATCCCTGGCAGTCGATCGGCATCGCGGCCGGCGCAGGCTTCCTGATCGGCCTGCTGATCGGACGTCGCTGA
- a CDS encoding exodeoxyribonuclease III, with protein sequence MLRVITANLNGIRSAASKGFYEWLAEQQADVVCLQEIKAQEADLSRDLREPAGWNVRFHCAEKKGYSGVGVFARSAVNGWVEGIGEPEFDAEGRYLQADIETSVGPLSVISLYLPSGSSSDERQAAKFRFMDRFKPHMAALRASGREIIVCGDWNIAHREADLKNWKSNQKNSGFLPEERAWLSALFDEQGWVDVYRSLHPDTTDACYTWWSNRGQAWAKNVGWRLDYQIATPGIAGLARSATVFKAQRFSDHAPLTIDYEVGLKA encoded by the coding sequence ATGTTACGCGTCATCACCGCCAACCTCAACGGAATACGCTCCGCCGCCAGCAAAGGATTTTACGAATGGCTCGCGGAACAGCAGGCGGATGTCGTCTGCCTGCAGGAAATCAAGGCCCAGGAAGCGGATCTCTCGCGCGATCTGCGTGAGCCCGCCGGCTGGAATGTCCGGTTTCATTGCGCCGAAAAGAAGGGTTACAGCGGCGTTGGCGTGTTCGCACGGTCGGCGGTGAATGGCTGGGTTGAAGGCATCGGCGAACCGGAGTTCGATGCCGAAGGGCGCTATCTGCAGGCGGATATCGAAACTTCGGTCGGGCCGCTCTCGGTCATATCGCTGTACCTGCCGTCCGGATCAAGCTCAGACGAGCGTCAGGCCGCCAAGTTCCGTTTCATGGATCGCTTCAAGCCCCACATGGCGGCGCTGCGGGCCAGCGGGCGCGAAATCATCGTCTGCGGTGACTGGAACATCGCTCACCGCGAGGCGGATCTTAAGAACTGGAAGTCGAACCAGAAGAACTCCGGATTCCTGCCGGAGGAGCGCGCTTGGCTCTCCGCCTTGTTCGACGAGCAGGGCTGGGTCGATGTCTACCGGAGCCTGCACCCGGACACCACCGACGCGTGTTACACGTGGTGGTCGAATCGCGGCCAGGCCTGGGCCAAGAACGTCGGTTGGCGGCTTGATTACCAGATTGCCACGCCCGGCATCGCCGGCCTTGCGCGAAGCGCCACGGTTTTCAAGGCGCAACGCTTTTCCGATCACGCGCCTCTGACCATTGATTACGAGGTTGGCCTGAAAGCCTGA
- the pyrE gene encoding orotate phosphoribosyltransferase: protein MDFSRDFLALAVAKGVLRFGEFKTKAGRLSPYFFNSALFDDGASFGQLCGYYADAIAASGLGFDTLFGPAYKGIPLVAGTAMKLAERGQNPPFCFNRKEAKDHGEGGTLVGAPLKGRVLVLDDVISAGTSVRESVEIIRSQGAQLAGVVIALDRMERGTGELSAVQEVQANFGVPVIAVATLTDLIAYLGSSAELGAHLESVQAYRHQWGIGDAR from the coding sequence GTGGATTTTAGCCGTGATTTCCTCGCCCTTGCCGTTGCCAAGGGCGTACTCCGGTTCGGTGAGTTCAAGACCAAGGCTGGTCGGCTCTCGCCTTACTTCTTCAATTCCGCGCTGTTCGACGACGGTGCGTCCTTCGGCCAGCTTTGCGGGTACTACGCCGATGCGATTGCGGCGTCCGGGCTGGGCTTCGACACGCTCTTCGGACCCGCCTACAAGGGCATCCCGCTGGTGGCCGGCACCGCGATGAAGCTTGCCGAGCGCGGCCAGAACCCGCCCTTCTGTTTCAACCGCAAGGAAGCCAAGGATCATGGCGAAGGCGGCACGCTCGTCGGTGCACCGCTCAAAGGCCGCGTGCTGGTGCTCGACGACGTCATCTCCGCCGGCACCTCGGTGCGCGAGTCCGTCGAAATCATCCGCTCGCAGGGCGCGCAACTGGCCGGCGTCGTGATCGCGCTCGACCGCATGGAGCGCGGCACCGGCGAGCTTTCGGCCGTGCAGGAAGTCCAGGCGAACTTCGGCGTTCCGGTCATCGCCGTCGCGACGCTGACGGATCTGATCGCCTATCTCGGCAGCAGTGCCGAGCTCGGGGCGCACCTCGAATCCGTGCAGGCCTATCGCCACCAATGGGGCATCGGCGATGCGCGCTAA
- a CDS encoding YqjK family protein — translation MADTGRLAYERRRSELVARSRQQRDVLARELGAFAPSLRAADKLVAAAGWARRHGLVIVGVAAAVIAVRKPARLLDYAGKAFTAWRLYRDYRDRFDGLIERVERHAR, via the coding sequence ATGGCTGACACGGGCCGCCTGGCCTACGAACGCCGGCGCAGCGAACTCGTGGCACGTTCGCGCCAACAGCGCGATGTTCTGGCGCGCGAGCTTGGTGCGTTCGCGCCGAGCCTGCGCGCGGCCGACAAACTGGTCGCGGCCGCCGGCTGGGCGCGCCGCCACGGCCTGGTGATCGTTGGTGTCGCTGCCGCGGTGATTGCGGTGCGCAAACCGGCGCGGTTGCTCGACTACGCAGGCAAGGCCTTCACCGCCTGGCGGCTGTACCGCGACTACCGCGACCGCTTCGATGGACTGATCGAGCGCGTCGAGCGACATGCGCGCTGA
- a CDS encoding phage holin family protein has protein sequence MSSDEGGGIADRLGRLADAALGTAQTRLALLAVEVEEEGHRLGAAFFHLILAALFTGFGLLALAIYMTVWMWDSHRLLALGLDALIFLLLAVWTASQAYRRLSEGTRLFRDSIAELERDRAALKGRHD, from the coding sequence ATGTCCTCGGATGAAGGGGGCGGCATCGCCGATCGACTCGGGCGACTGGCCGATGCCGCACTGGGCACTGCCCAGACCCGCCTCGCCTTGCTCGCTGTCGAGGTCGAGGAAGAAGGGCATCGGCTTGGCGCCGCCTTCTTTCACCTGATTCTTGCGGCGCTATTCACCGGTTTCGGGCTGTTGGCGCTGGCGATCTACATGACCGTCTGGATGTGGGACAGCCATCGCCTGCTTGCGCTGGGTCTGGATGCGCTGATCTTCCTGTTGCTGGCCGTGTGGACCGCCTCCCAGGCCTACCGTCGGCTGAGCGAAGGGACTCGCCTCTTCCGCGACAGCATTGCCGAACTCGAACGCGACCGGGCGGCCCTCAAGGGCAGGCACGACTGA
- a CDS encoding molybdopterin-containing oxidoreductase family protein, with the protein MSDNTPNVGKRVVRAACPHDCPDTCGMLVTVEDGRATKIQGAPDLPMTNGALCTKVAFYLERTYSEQRLQYPMKRVGKKGEGKFERIGWDEALDTIAAKFREIAADDPRAITPYNYAGTMGLVQGGSMDRRFFHRLGASFLAHTICAEAGFQGYKATVGATLGTDPEAFAESPYIIIWGANPVVSNLHLWSRVQEAKRRGARVVCIDPLRTQTAEKSHWHLQPYPGTDGALALAIMHVLVRDDLLDHDYIRDYTIGFDALAERVRDWTPGRAALETGLAAADIEQLAREYGTARPATIRVNYGLNRCAGGGSAMRAIACLPALTGHWRHRAGGMLLSTSGTYAVDSAKLERPDLYPEDPRFPPRTINMTNIGDELLHRADPKLRAIMVYNSNPVAIAPDSNKVRAGFGRDDLFVVVHELFQTDTADYADILLPATSQLEHWDVHKSYGHLNVLANVPAIAPLGEARPNTWVFRELAKRMGFNEACFDEDDETIAAQAFRKDHPRNKGFDWDTMKREGFQRMDLPTPFAPFANGGFPTPSGKCEFHSATLEAAGHDPLPTYVPPREGPTSNPALAAKYPLAFISPPARNFLNSSFANLPRFLKAEGKPWLDMHPDDATARNLTDGQRVRIFNERGAFHATLRVDAAQPGIRTGVVSAPSIWWQKLSGDGENANAVTSQALTDLGGGATFYDCLVQVEAAA; encoded by the coding sequence ATGAGCGATAACACCCCTAACGTCGGCAAGCGCGTCGTGCGCGCCGCCTGCCCCCACGACTGCCCCGACACCTGCGGCATGCTCGTCACCGTCGAGGACGGCCGCGCCACGAAGATCCAGGGGGCGCCCGACCTGCCGATGACCAACGGCGCGCTGTGCACCAAGGTCGCCTTCTACCTCGAACGCACCTACTCCGAGCAGCGCCTGCAATACCCGATGAAGCGCGTCGGCAAGAAGGGCGAAGGCAAGTTCGAACGCATCGGTTGGGACGAGGCGCTGGACACGATCGCCGCGAAGTTCCGCGAAATCGCCGCCGACGACCCGCGTGCGATCACGCCTTACAACTACGCCGGCACCATGGGGCTGGTGCAGGGCGGTTCGATGGACCGCCGCTTCTTCCACCGCCTGGGCGCAAGTTTCCTCGCCCACACCATCTGTGCCGAAGCCGGTTTCCAGGGCTACAAGGCCACCGTCGGCGCGACCCTGGGCACTGACCCGGAGGCGTTTGCCGAATCGCCGTACATCATCATCTGGGGCGCCAACCCGGTGGTCTCGAACCTGCACCTGTGGAGCCGGGTGCAGGAGGCCAAGCGCCGTGGCGCCCGCGTTGTCTGCATCGACCCGCTGCGCACCCAGACCGCCGAAAAGAGTCACTGGCACCTGCAGCCCTACCCCGGCACCGACGGCGCACTGGCGCTGGCGATCATGCATGTGCTGGTGCGCGACGATCTGCTCGACCACGACTACATTCGCGATTACACAATTGGGTTTGATGCGCTGGCCGAACGGGTGCGCGACTGGACGCCCGGGCGTGCCGCACTCGAAACCGGCCTCGCCGCGGCCGACATCGAACAGCTGGCGCGCGAGTACGGCACGGCACGGCCAGCGACGATCCGCGTCAATTACGGGCTCAACCGCTGTGCCGGCGGCGGCAGCGCGATGCGCGCCATCGCCTGTCTGCCCGCACTCACTGGCCACTGGCGCCATCGTGCCGGCGGCATGCTGCTGTCCACATCTGGCACCTACGCGGTGGACAGCGCCAAGCTCGAGCGTCCTGATCTGTACCCGGAAGACCCGCGCTTTCCGCCACGCACGATCAACATGACCAACATCGGCGACGAACTGCTGCATCGCGCCGACCCGAAGCTGCGCGCGATCATGGTCTACAACTCCAACCCGGTCGCAATCGCGCCGGACTCGAACAAGGTACGCGCCGGCTTCGGCCGCGACGACCTTTTCGTCGTTGTCCACGAGCTGTTCCAGACCGACACCGCCGACTACGCCGACATCCTGCTGCCGGCGACCAGCCAGCTCGAGCACTGGGACGTGCACAAGAGCTACGGCCACCTCAACGTGCTGGCCAACGTACCGGCGATCGCGCCGCTCGGCGAAGCGCGCCCGAACACCTGGGTGTTCCGCGAACTGGCGAAGCGCATGGGCTTCAACGAGGCCTGCTTTGACGAAGACGACGAGACCATCGCCGCCCAGGCCTTCCGCAAGGACCACCCGCGCAACAAGGGTTTCGACTGGGACACCATGAAGCGCGAGGGTTTCCAGCGCATGGACCTGCCGACACCGTTCGCGCCCTTCGCTAACGGCGGCTTCCCGACGCCTTCCGGCAAATGCGAGTTCCATTCGGCCACACTGGAAGCCGCCGGTCACGACCCGCTGCCAACCTATGTGCCGCCGCGCGAAGGGCCGACCTCCAACCCGGCGCTGGCGGCGAAGTACCCGCTCGCGTTCATCAGCCCGCCGGCGCGCAACTTCCTCAACTCCAGCTTTGCCAACCTGCCGCGATTCCTGAAAGCCGAAGGCAAGCCCTGGCTCGACATGCACCCCGATGACGCCACGGCACGCAACCTCACCGATGGCCAGCGCGTGCGCATCTTCAACGAACGCGGCGCCTTCCACGCCACGCTGCGGGTCGACGCTGCGCAGCCCGGCATCCGCACCGGCGTCGTCAGCGCGCCGTCGATCTGGTGGCAGAAGCTCTCGGGCGATGGCGAGAACGCCAACGCGGTGACCTCGCAGGCGCTCACTGATCTTGGGGGCGGCGCAACCTTCTACGATTGCCTGGTGCAGGTGGAGGCCGCGGCGTGA